In one window of Kitasatospora sp. MMS16-BH015 DNA:
- a CDS encoding SDR family oxidoreductase: protein MSAVPPLSAQVVVVTGAARGVGALTARKLAQAGAKVALVGLEPEELKAAAALCGPSASWWEADVTDLDGLTATARAIQDKYGRIDTVVANAGIAIGGPLEDSDPRAYNRVIEVNLLGSVTTARAFLPALVESGGYFLQIASLAAITPAPLMSAYCASKAGVEAFAHSLRAEVAYQGVKVGVGYLSWTDTDMVRGADQDEVLRRMRAQLPWPANKTYPLPPAVDRLVAGIARRSAHVYAQAWLRGMQPIRHLLPSLIAAVGSRDIAKLAPDLKATAASRLRAVGAGGAADSAARQEV from the coding sequence GTGAGTGCCGTCCCACCCCTCTCCGCCCAGGTCGTCGTGGTCACCGGTGCCGCCCGCGGTGTCGGCGCCCTGACCGCCCGCAAGCTCGCCCAGGCCGGGGCCAAGGTCGCCCTGGTCGGCCTCGAACCCGAGGAGCTCAAGGCCGCCGCCGCGCTCTGCGGCCCGTCCGCCTCCTGGTGGGAGGCCGACGTCACCGACCTGGACGGGCTGACCGCCACCGCCCGGGCCATCCAGGACAAGTACGGCCGGATCGACACCGTGGTGGCCAACGCCGGGATCGCCATCGGCGGCCCGCTGGAGGACAGCGACCCCCGGGCGTACAACCGCGTCATCGAGGTCAACCTGCTCGGTTCGGTGACCACCGCCCGCGCCTTCCTCCCGGCCCTGGTCGAGAGCGGCGGCTACTTCCTGCAGATCGCCTCGCTCGCGGCGATCACCCCGGCCCCGCTGATGTCCGCCTACTGCGCGAGCAAGGCCGGTGTCGAGGCATTCGCCCACTCGCTGCGCGCCGAGGTCGCCTACCAGGGCGTCAAGGTCGGTGTGGGGTACCTGAGTTGGACCGACACCGACATGGTGCGCGGGGCCGACCAGGACGAGGTGCTGCGTCGGATGCGGGCCCAGCTGCCCTGGCCGGCCAACAAGACCTACCCGCTGCCCCCGGCCGTGGACCGCCTGGTGGCCGGCATCGCCCGCCGCTCCGCCCACGTCTACGCCCAGGCCTGGCTGCGCGGCATGCAGCCGATCCGCCACCTGCTGCCCAGCCTGATCGCCGCCGTCGGCAGCCGCGACATCGCCAAGCTCGCCCCCGACCTCAAGGCCACCGCCGCCAGTCGGCTCCGCGCGGTCGGCGCCGGCGGCGCCGCCGACTCGGCTGCCCGGCAAGAGGTCTGA
- a CDS encoding nitrate/nitrite transporter: MSAAEERTSPRPDAAAGERVSPTAYVNLVVATVGFTLTFWAWNLIAPLAGEFDKTLHMSSFAQSLLVAVPVLVGSLGRVPVGALTDRYGARLMFPLVSGLTILPVLLLIPAKSSYGALLGVGFLLGLGGTTFAIGVPLVNSWFPPHKRGLGVGVFGMGMGGVALSGYFTPRLWKHGHDLPFTVLAVALAVYVGLALLFVRDRPDRVVPTAPLAGRLATAGRLRVTWELSGLYAIGFGGIVAFGVYLPTYLKTWYHLSATDAGTRAAGFALVTVVFRPLGGWLSDRVHPARVTAWSLALTALLAIVQAFDPELSPVGTIAFLLMAAGLGTSSGAVFALVAQVTPVAQVGSVTGIVGAVGGLGGFVPPLVMGAIYSAKGSYSIGFMLLSDLALAGCVYAAVRMRQVHTDS; the protein is encoded by the coding sequence ATGAGCGCTGCAGAGGAGCGGACGTCACCGAGGCCGGACGCTGCCGCTGGCGAACGGGTGTCACCGACCGCGTACGTGAACCTGGTGGTGGCCACGGTCGGGTTCACCCTCACCTTCTGGGCCTGGAACCTGATCGCGCCGCTGGCCGGGGAGTTCGACAAGACGCTGCACATGTCCTCCTTCGCCCAGTCGCTGCTGGTCGCGGTGCCGGTGCTGGTGGGCTCGCTGGGGCGGGTGCCGGTCGGGGCGCTGACCGACCGGTACGGGGCGCGGCTGATGTTCCCGCTGGTCTCGGGGCTGACCATCCTGCCGGTGCTGCTGCTGATCCCGGCCAAGAGCTCGTACGGGGCGCTGCTGGGCGTCGGCTTCCTGCTGGGCCTGGGCGGGACGACCTTCGCGATCGGCGTGCCGCTGGTCAACTCCTGGTTCCCGCCGCACAAGCGCGGCCTGGGCGTGGGCGTGTTCGGCATGGGCATGGGCGGGGTGGCGCTGTCCGGGTACTTCACGCCGCGGCTCTGGAAGCACGGGCACGACCTGCCGTTCACCGTGCTGGCGGTGGCGCTCGCGGTCTACGTGGGGCTCGCCCTGCTGTTCGTCCGCGACCGCCCGGACCGGGTGGTGCCGACCGCGCCGCTGGCCGGCCGGCTGGCCACGGCCGGGCGGCTGCGGGTCACCTGGGAGCTGTCGGGGCTGTACGCGATCGGGTTCGGCGGCATCGTGGCCTTCGGCGTCTACCTGCCCACCTACCTCAAGACCTGGTACCACCTCTCGGCCACCGACGCCGGCACCCGGGCGGCCGGGTTCGCGCTGGTGACGGTGGTCTTCCGCCCGCTCGGCGGCTGGCTCTCGGACCGCGTCCACCCGGCCCGGGTGACGGCCTGGTCGCTGGCGCTGACCGCGCTGCTCGCGATCGTCCAGGCCTTCGACCCGGAGCTGAGCCCCGTCGGCACGATCGCCTTCCTGCTGATGGCGGCGGGCCTCGGCACCTCCAGCGGGGCGGTCTTCGCCCTGGTCGCCCAGGTCACCCCGGTGGCCCAGGTCGGCAGCGTGACGGGCATCGTGGGCGCCGTCGGCGGGCTCGGCGGCTTCGTGCCACCGCTGGTGATGGGCGCGATCTACAGCGCCAAGGGCAGCTACTCGATCGGCTTCATGCTGCTCTCCGACCTGGCCCTGGCGGGGTGCGTGTACGCGGCGGTCCGGATGCGACAGGTCCACACCGACAGCTAG
- a CDS encoding SDR family oxidoreductase, whose amino-acid sequence MTTALITGATAGIGAAFARRLAKDGRDLVLVARDTARLEAAATDLGETYGVKVETLTADLATEAGIAAVEERLGEAERPVDILVNNAGFGHKGAFLAVPVEEELTMVKVHVEAVLRLTTAAIPGMKARGFGGIVNVASVAAFLPRGTYGASKAWVVSFTQGAARDLAGSGVRLLALCPGFTRTEFHERAGMGTSNIPAWSWLSAERVVDDALRDLARNRTLSVPGKRYQALVTLARLLPPGRLGGVSSKAARTYRD is encoded by the coding sequence ATGACGACAGCTCTCATCACCGGCGCCACGGCCGGAATCGGTGCCGCCTTCGCCCGCCGCCTCGCCAAGGACGGCCGCGACCTCGTGCTGGTCGCCCGCGACACCGCCCGCCTGGAGGCGGCCGCCACCGACCTCGGCGAGACCTACGGCGTCAAGGTCGAGACCCTGACCGCCGATCTGGCCACCGAGGCCGGCATCGCCGCCGTCGAGGAGCGGCTGGGTGAGGCCGAGCGGCCGGTGGACATCCTGGTCAACAACGCGGGGTTCGGGCACAAGGGTGCCTTCCTGGCCGTCCCGGTCGAGGAGGAGCTCACGATGGTCAAGGTGCACGTGGAGGCGGTGCTGCGGCTGACCACCGCCGCCATCCCGGGGATGAAGGCCCGGGGCTTCGGCGGGATCGTCAACGTGGCCTCCGTCGCGGCCTTCCTGCCGCGCGGCACCTACGGCGCCTCCAAGGCCTGGGTGGTCAGCTTCACCCAGGGCGCCGCCCGCGACCTGGCGGGCAGCGGCGTCCGCCTGCTCGCCCTCTGCCCGGGCTTCACCCGCACCGAGTTCCACGAGCGGGCCGGCATGGGCACCTCCAACATCCCGGCCTGGAGCTGGCTCTCGGCCGAGCGCGTGGTCGACGACGCCCTCCGCGACCTGGCCCGCAACCGCACCCTCTCCGTCCCCGGCAAGCGCTACCAGGCCCTGGTCACCCTCGCCCGCCTCCTCCCGCCCGGCCGCCTCGGCGGCGTCTCCTCCAAGGCGGCCCGCACCTACCGCGACTGA